One genomic segment of Rubripirellula amarantea includes these proteins:
- a CDS encoding TolC family protein → MKSPFPRIVTPTNRKRNQGIVVAVAAALWVLGSTNGFQIATAQEFEPLHVPSIDAPGPGNTFPIGDEYESPIASEIYIEPFVAASPDDEMQWWRSEVNTSVLDHPHWVSFGLDTVLLDTLEHSPRIQIVAGDVSVSLERIVQQDAAFDSSVLFDTRGQRNNDPVGNSLTTGGPSRLIEDSLVGSAGIRKTTRRGGAIDLSQELGLLNSNSTFFDPEDQGNSRLSLSLAQPLLGRGNQYYNERLLTQARFDSDVSWQQMRAEVETRIVDVVAAYWQLYELRCHLVQSKALLERSREIEALLVARQDFDTGKIELAKTRQRVASRADRVLRLEGEVRKTQSRLALLVGAEELAGAVGSLELIPVNQPMIPEIDVELKTAVQTGLENRPEVKAAASQLESAALSIRVTRTELEPQLNAVFDTYLAGLTGQYNAAEAFTNQFSTGGPGISAGLSYELPRGRRLAKSRYREAHHRYKIRTEELREAVQQTRAEIEVAIVTLQTAAKARHMRREILVAATEEERILTGRWQSMAGDGSNVGVVLETLLDAQQRRVDAERDWVSAQTQYVVSLVQLQQAMGTLLIKSGITPITDNCDNTIRLIADTMSTDDFEVIDQLIQPSPTLNTPVSNSATPNSATPDSAMHNSAVSNSTEAQIGSPNLPVPVHLSEPIEVDVKGLIDTQWLENDAFKRFTDETVVTPSTDDQGLKK, encoded by the coding sequence TTGAAGTCCCCATTTCCTCGTATCGTTACTCCAACCAACCGTAAACGGAATCAAGGGATTGTCGTCGCGGTTGCTGCTGCGCTTTGGGTGCTGGGATCGACGAACGGCTTTCAAATCGCAACGGCCCAAGAATTTGAGCCTCTGCATGTTCCGAGCATTGATGCACCCGGTCCGGGAAATACATTCCCGATAGGGGACGAGTACGAATCGCCGATCGCATCGGAAATCTATATTGAACCCTTCGTTGCCGCATCGCCGGACGACGAAATGCAATGGTGGCGAAGCGAGGTCAACACGTCGGTACTCGATCACCCGCACTGGGTTTCCTTCGGCCTTGATACCGTATTGTTGGACACGCTTGAACACAGTCCACGAATCCAGATCGTCGCGGGGGATGTCAGCGTTTCGCTTGAGCGAATTGTCCAGCAAGATGCGGCGTTCGATTCCAGCGTCCTGTTCGATACGCGCGGTCAACGCAACAACGACCCGGTTGGCAATTCGCTCACCACGGGTGGACCATCGCGATTGATCGAGGATTCGTTGGTCGGTAGTGCCGGAATTCGCAAAACGACTCGGCGAGGTGGAGCCATTGATTTGTCCCAGGAACTAGGCTTGCTCAACAGCAACAGTACGTTCTTTGATCCCGAGGACCAAGGCAACTCGCGACTCAGCTTGTCGCTTGCGCAACCTTTACTCGGTCGCGGCAATCAGTACTACAACGAACGGTTGTTGACTCAAGCCCGGTTCGATTCCGATGTTTCATGGCAGCAGATGCGTGCCGAAGTCGAAACGCGTATTGTTGACGTCGTCGCCGCCTATTGGCAGCTCTACGAATTGAGATGCCACTTGGTGCAAAGCAAGGCTTTGTTAGAACGCTCTCGTGAGATCGAGGCCTTGCTTGTCGCTCGGCAAGACTTTGACACCGGAAAGATCGAATTGGCGAAAACTCGGCAACGGGTTGCATCGCGAGCCGATCGCGTGTTGAGACTCGAAGGCGAAGTTCGCAAGACTCAATCTCGGCTGGCCTTGCTTGTGGGAGCGGAAGAACTGGCCGGTGCAGTGGGTAGTTTGGAATTGATTCCCGTCAACCAACCGATGATCCCTGAGATCGATGTGGAGCTGAAGACTGCGGTCCAAACGGGCTTGGAAAACCGTCCTGAGGTCAAAGCAGCAGCCTCGCAACTCGAATCCGCGGCACTTTCAATTCGCGTCACTCGCACCGAACTCGAACCGCAGCTCAACGCCGTCTTCGACACCTACTTGGCAGGCTTGACCGGTCAATACAACGCCGCTGAAGCATTCACCAACCAATTCAGCACTGGCGGACCGGGGATTTCCGCGGGGCTGTCCTACGAACTTCCTCGTGGTCGACGGTTGGCGAAGTCGCGATACCGGGAAGCCCACCACCGATACAAGATTCGTACCGAAGAATTACGCGAAGCCGTTCAGCAGACTCGTGCCGAAATCGAGGTCGCGATCGTTACTCTGCAGACAGCAGCCAAAGCGAGGCACATGCGTCGCGAAATCTTAGTCGCGGCAACCGAAGAAGAACGGATTTTGACTGGCCGATGGCAAAGCATGGCTGGCGATGGTTCCAATGTCGGGGTTGTTTTGGAAACCTTGCTCGATGCGCAACAGCGCCGCGTCGATGCCGAACGCGATTGGGTTTCTGCTCAGACGCAGTACGTTGTTTCGCTGGTGCAGTTGCAACAGGCGATGGGAACGCTACTGATCAAGTCCGGCATCACTCCGATCACGGACAACTGTGATAACACCATTCGGCTGATCGCCGACACGATGTCAACCGACGACTTCGAAGTGATCGATCAACTGATCCAACCCAGCCCGACGTTGAATACTCCCGTGTCTAACTCAGCGACGCCCAACTCAGCGACGCCCGACTCAGCGATGCACAACTCAGCGGTGTCTAACTCAACGGAAGCCCAGATCGGCAGTCCCAACCTTCCCGTCCCCGTGCACCTGAGCGAACCCATCGAAGTTGACGTGAAGGGACTTATCGATACTCAATGGCTCGAAAACGACGCCTTCAAGAGATTTACCGACGAGACGGTGGTTACGCCAAGCACCGACGATCAAGGATTGAAAAAATGA
- a CDS encoding efflux RND transporter periplasmic adaptor subunit: MKRSKHPMKSLRAWVVMSCLWSMPLAPMVRAETVGDLTVMVYDGFTQPYQQIHLAAVEIGRVDEIMVKVGDRVEQGQLIARLDEGLQIAALKVAQIQTQATGELHAAQSEAELNDSRLTKLRELSENGMTRPDELVRAEADARIARARVASIEEQIAVRQAELERAKVQLQRRSVLAPASGVIAEVFMQPGEYISPGEPAIVELLVVHKLLGVFVVPAEDSYALSVGTRARVRLRSGGQMIESKITSITPKIDGGSGTVEVRVELPNENGLLLPGDGCTLQILNDLPESSVNAPAIAPRVGRFNLPNNLHPPQATSR, translated from the coding sequence ATGAAACGATCGAAACATCCAATGAAGTCCCTGCGAGCGTGGGTGGTGATGTCATGCCTATGGTCCATGCCACTTGCGCCGATGGTTCGCGCGGAAACGGTGGGCGATTTGACAGTCATGGTGTACGACGGATTCACCCAGCCCTACCAACAGATTCATCTAGCGGCGGTTGAAATCGGCCGCGTGGATGAAATCATGGTCAAGGTCGGTGATCGCGTCGAACAAGGGCAGTTGATTGCCAGACTCGATGAAGGGTTGCAGATCGCCGCGTTGAAGGTGGCGCAGATTCAAACCCAGGCCACCGGTGAACTTCACGCGGCTCAATCCGAGGCGGAACTCAACGATAGCCGTCTGACGAAACTTCGTGAGCTATCGGAAAACGGGATGACTCGACCCGACGAATTGGTTCGAGCCGAAGCGGATGCGCGGATCGCGAGAGCGAGAGTTGCCAGCATCGAAGAACAAATCGCTGTCCGCCAAGCCGAGCTCGAACGAGCCAAAGTGCAACTGCAACGCCGCAGCGTGTTGGCTCCAGCCAGCGGTGTGATCGCAGAAGTATTCATGCAGCCCGGCGAGTACATTTCGCCCGGTGAGCCCGCGATCGTAGAGTTGTTGGTGGTGCATAAGTTGCTAGGCGTCTTCGTGGTGCCCGCTGAAGATTCGTACGCGCTAAGCGTGGGTACCCGCGCGAGAGTTCGATTGCGAAGCGGCGGGCAAATGATCGAATCGAAGATTACATCAATCACGCCCAAGATCGACGGGGGCAGTGGTACGGTCGAAGTGCGTGTCGAATTGCCGAACGAAAACGGTTTGCTGTTGCCCGGCGACGGTTGCACTCTGCAGATCTTGAACGACCTTCCCGAAAGTTCGGTTAACGCTCCTGCTATCGCTCCGCGTGTGGGCCGGTTCAATCTGCCAAACAATCTTCATCCACCCCAGGCGACTTCACGATGA